The Vicia villosa cultivar HV-30 ecotype Madison, WI linkage group LG1, Vvil1.0, whole genome shotgun sequence genome includes a region encoding these proteins:
- the LOC131597964 gene encoding uncharacterized protein LOC131597964 translates to MWEEILTLKEAYKDGEWIVGGDFNAVKDRKERKGKVGTVNSREVELFADFIDRSSLVDVPCKGQKYTWFSGDGKVKSRIDRFLLSSVIVNRWEVVGQLIGDRDISDHFPIWIKTDVANWGPKPFKFNNEWFSLDSFIPFVEGRGDFVLKEKLRLLKDKLKVWNKEVFGRIELELEECVHDINLADDRLDTNSSSSFLANFEMRKEANGNFWKNLRIKENMFIQKSRIKWLKEGDANSGFFHKVMKQRRRQNHLGPINTPGEEVKEEVWNHFGNKFIETEEVRPLLDGIFFNSISVEEAVDLEKPFLEGEIKEAVWECRVDKSPGPDGPICLVGCLYKAAAKLLAGRLKRVLNSIISPCQSAFVPGRQLLDGVLVANEVVDYARKEGKNCMLFKVDFEKAYDKEFVVNRGLRQGDPLSPFLFVVVAEGLAGLVRKSIELGEFNSFDIKGCKVDLLQFADDTLLVGDGSWRHGWAVKAVLRAFEIVSGLDINYHKSKLIGINSNCYFLEAVSHLFSSRMEDSNFYFLGIPIGFNPRKESTWTPLVLRLKKRLDGWSNRFLNLGGRITLLKSVLSSLAIFTLSFYKAPSTIVNKFKSIQTLLNKWRRGILQGQNSLWFDVLKSRYGDLSSKVFCVEKDHKIPSSCSFWWKDLLKIGALSLLDPVVEKCSFTIHDGYKTPFWEARWLEDIVLKDHFPELYKASSLKHVSVAAMGGLREGIWYWSNLGISVDLLGNGGLRELLGAVKERLDGFVGWKEGKDLVTWHDNLSPIFSVASCYNFYESLCIPLGPNNKCDEAFGLLWKMDVPFKIKAFGWRLFLNKLPTKDLLANRGISLSYNDLLCILCGCGMEDRNHFFFSCPVVKRVWREMAIWVGKKENREEGCLANFMDWYYYFEGNKVRHKKEGIVWLATTWYMWILRNGVCFRKDKWSVNNVVWNIKTLVWKWSFCGNITHPNYMFYEFNMDPLLFIS, encoded by the exons ATGTGGGAGGAAATTTTAACGTTGAAGGAAGCTTACAAAGATGGGGAATGGATTGTGGGAGGAGATTTCAACGCCGTGAAAGATAGGAAAGAACGAAAGGGCAAGGTTGGAACGGTAAATAGTAGAGAGGTGGAATTGTTTGCGGATTTTATTGATAGATCATCTTTGGTGGATGTACCTTGTAAAGGGCAAAAATACACTTGGTTTAGCGGGGATGGTAAGGTGAAGAGTAGAATTGATAGATTTCTTTTATCTAGCGTCATTGTCAATAGATGGGAGGTGGTTGGTCAATTGATAGGGGATAGAGATATTTCGGACCATTTTCCGATTTGGATAAAGACGGATGTTGCTAATTGGGGTCCGAAACCATTTAAATTCAACAATGAATGGTTCTCCTTAGATTCTTTTATACCTTTTGTGGAGGGAAGAGGTGATTTCGTTTTGAAAGAAAAACTTAGGCTCTTAAAAGACAAATTAAAAGTGTGGAACAAGGAAGTGTTTGGGAGGATCGAGTTGGAGTTGGAAGAGTGTGTGCATGATATTAATTTGGCGGACGATAGGTTGGACACGAATTCTAGTTCTTCCTTTTTAGCTAATTTTGAGATGAGAAAAGAGGCAAATGGAAACTTTTGGAAGAATCTTAGGATCAAAGAAAATATGTTTATTCAAAAATCAAGAATTAAGTGGCTTAAAGAGGGAGATGCTAATAGCGGTTTTTTCCACAAAGTTATGAAACAAAGAAGACGTCAAAATCATTTGGGTCCGATTAACACACCCGGAG agGAGGTTAAAGAAGAGGTTTGGAATCACTTTGGCAATAAATTCATTGAAACGGAGGAGGTTAGACCGTTGTTGGATGGTATTTTCTTTAACTCTATTAGTGTGGAGGAAGCGGTGGATCTAGAAAAACCCTTTCTTGAAGGGGAAATCAAGGAAGCGGTTTGGGAGTGTAGGGTGGATAAAAGCCCGGGTCCGGACGG GCCTATTTGCTTGGTGGGATGCTTGTATAAGGCGGCGGCTAAATTGTTGGCGGGGAGACTTAAAAGGGTGCTTAATTCCATCATTTCTCCTTGTCAAAGTGCGTTTGTTCCCGGGAGACAATTGTTGGATGGCGTGTTAGTGGCGAATGAAGTGGTGGATTATGCTAGGAAAGAAGGTAAAAATTGTATgctttttaaagttgattttgaaaaagcataCGATAAA GAGTTCGTGGTTAATCGGGGTTTGAGGCAAGGCGATCCTTTATCTCCTTTTTTATTTGTGGTGGTGGCGGAAGGGTTAGCGGGTCTTGTGAGAAAATCCATTGAGCTTGGAGAATTTAATAGTTTTGATATTAAAGGTTGTAAGGTGGATttgcttcaatttgcggatgataccttATTGGTGGGGGATGGTAGTTGGAGACATGGGTGGGCGGTAAAGGCGGTTCTCCGGGCTTTCGAAATTGTTTCGGGTTTAGACATAAATTATCATAAAAGCAAATTGATTGGTATTAACTCTAATTGTTATTTTTTGGAGGCTGTTTCTCACTTGTTTTCGAGTAGGATGGAAGATAGCAATTTTTATTTCCTTGGCATCCCTATAGGTTTCAATCCTAGAAAGGAATCTACGTGGACTCCCCTTGTGTTAAGGTTGAAGAAGCGCTTGGATGGATGGTCGAATCGGTTCTTGAACTTGGGAGGTAGGATCACTCTTTTAAAATCCGTGCTTAGTTCCTTAGCCATATTCACCTTATCGTTTTACAAAGCTCCGAGCACCATTGTTAATAAATTCAAGAGTATCCAAA CTCTTCTTAATAAATGGAGAAGGGGGATTCTTCAAGGCCAAAATTCTTTGTGGTTTGATGTTTTAAAATCGCGTTATGGAGATTTATCTTCTAAGGTGTTTTGTGTAGAAAAAGATCATAAAATTCCTTCTTCTTGTTCTTTTTGGTGGAAGGATTTATTAAAGATTGGTGCCTTGTCTTTGTTAGATCCCGTCGTTGAGAAATGTAGCTTTACAATTCATGATGGTTACAaaactcctttttgggaagctAGGTGGTTGGAGGATATTGTGTTGAAAGACCATTTTCCGGAATTATACAAGGCTTCTAGTTTGAAACATGTTTCGGTAGCGGCGATGGGAGGGTTGAGAGAAGGTATTTGGTATTGGAGCAATCTTGGTATTTCGGTCGATTTGTTGGGGAATGGCGGTTTAAGGGAGCTATTGGGTGCGGTAAAGGAGCGGTTGGATGGTTTTGTGGGTTGGAAAGAGGGAAAGGACTTGGTTACGTGGCATGACAATTTGAGTCCGATTTTTTCGGTGGCATCTTGCTATAATTTTTATGAAAGTTTGTGCATTCCGTTAGGCCCGAATAACAAGTGCGATGAAGCTTTTGGCTTGCTTTGGAAAATGGATGTCCCTTTTAAAATTaaagcttttggttggagactttTTCTCAACAAACTTCCAACAAAGGACCTTTTGGCGAATAGAGGTATATCCCTTTCTTATAATGATTTGTTGTGTATTTTGTGCGGGTGTGGTATGGAGGATAGAAATCACTTCTTTTTTAGTTGTCCGGTGGTGAAAAGGGTTTGGAGGGAGATGGCTATTTGGGTGGGCAAGAAGGAAAATAGGGAGGAAGGATGTTTAGCTAATTTCATGGATTGGTACTATTATTTTGAAGGCAACAAAGTGAGACATAAGAAGGAGGGGATTGTGTGGCTTGCGACAACATGGTACATGTGGATTTTGAGAAATGGGGTGTGTTTTAGGAAGGACAAATGGAGTGTCAACAATGTCGTTTGGAATATTAAAACGCTTGTGTGGAAATGGTCTTTTTGTGGGAATATTACCCATCCCAATTATATGTTTTACGAGTTCAATATGGATCCTTTGTTATTTATTTCGTAA
- the LOC131624709 gene encoding uncharacterized protein LOC131624709 yields the protein MASEAFSISSNISHPRRRRLQCYCGLDAPLVTSWTSQNPGRRFYGCGLYKLQGRKGCAYFEWYDEQLEERSNEVINSLLKKVNKLKKELLIKKTDDKLKKKVKFLVTFLVLSWVLILVLLLKIVVG from the exons ATGGCATCTGAAGCATTTAGCATTTCAAGTAACATCTCTCATCCTAGGAGAAGAAGGCTGCAGTGTTATTGTGGGTTGGACGCCCCCCTTGTTACTTCCTGGACATCTCAGAATCCAGGTCGAAGGTTCTATGGTTGTGGGTTATACAAG tTACAAGGAAGGAAAGGATGTGCATATTTTGAGTGGTACGATGAGCAACTGGAAGAACGTTCAAATGAGGTCATCAACTCATTATTGAAGAAAGTTAACAAATTGAAGAAGGAATTATTGATAAAGAAGACTGATGACAAGTTGAAAAAGAAAGTCAAATTTTTAGTTACATTTTTGGTTTTGTCTTGGGTTCTGATATTAGTGTTGCTTCTAAAAATTGTAGTTGGATAA
- the LOC131597973 gene encoding uncharacterized protein LOC131597973, which yields MSFASKSLIREAVKSFAMEKIKNLHIMKNDRKRVVVRCDKDCPFYMRFSKRVANEYWKLVSMTDDHTCHRTAKNRQATTEWLAKKFIPLLRHTPEMRPKGLVAESLEKWSVKLSSAQAYRAKIRALELIHGAETEQYAYLRNFAEELRRSNPNTTVIIKCGMSDVGPVFERIYICLEACKAAFAYTCRPLIGLDACFLKGEYGGQLMAAVGMDGNNQIYPIAYAVGLVPAIAELGPNVEHRLCVKHLYGNWKKRYPGTRMKELLWQAARATIVPDWERAMKKIELIDPAACKDMKDIPAAMWSRSAFRTYSHCDLQRQAHHHFTRRYKALHYNKDSEAEKSHYTRFRGNICPRVEQTIERLKREAGGWTPTWHGDDAFNIFSVTNGTDTYEVNSQLHHCACRKWALSGIPCVHAIGCILHKKADTFPFVSQYYRYTEFTNLLNSCLILAELKF from the exons ATGTCATTTGCCTCAAAAAGTCTTATTAGAGAGGCAGTGAAGTCATTTGCAATGGAAAAGATAAAAAACCTACATATCATGAAAAACGATAGGAAACGAGTTGTTGTTAGGTGTGATAAGGACTGTCCCTTTTACATGAGATTTAGTAAAAGGGTAGCGAACGAATACTGGAAGTTGGTGAGCATGACTGATGATCACACTTGTCATAGGACTGCTAAGAATAGGCAAGCTACAACAGAATGGTTGGCTAAGAAATTTATACCACTCTTGAGACATACACCTGAAATGAGGCCAAAGGGGTTGGTTGCAGAGTCACTTGAAAAGTGGAGTGTGAAGTTGTCGTCGGCACAAGCATATAGGGCCAAAATAAGAGCATTGGAACTAATACATGGTGCTGAGACTGAGCAATACGCATATTTGAGAAATTTTGCCGAGGAGCTCAGAAGGTCTAATCCTAATACCACTGTCATAATCAAGTGTGGTATGTCTGATGTTGGACCTGTTTTTGAGAGGATATACATATGTCTGGAGGCCTGTAAAGCAGCATTCGCATATACCTGCAGGCCTTTGATTGGTCTTGATGCATGTTTTTTGAAGGGTGAGTACGGTGGTCAGCTAATGGCGGCAGTGGGAATGGACGGGAACAATCAGATTTATCCAATTGCTTATGCTGTG GGCTTGGTACCGGCTATTGCTGAGTTGGGGCCGAATGTAGAACACAGGTTGTGTGTTAAGCACTTGTACGGAAACTGGAAGAAGAGGTACCCTGGCACACGTATGAAAGAGTTACTATGGCAAGCAGCTAGGGCAACCATAGTTCCAGATTGGGAAAGAGCCATGAAAAAAATTGAACTTATCGATCCAGCTGCTTGTAAAGACATGAAGGACATTCCGGCTGCCATGTGGAGTAGGTCTGCATTCCGCACTTATAGTCATTGTGATTTGCAG AGACAAGCCCATCATCACTTTACTCGAAGGTATAAAGCATTACATTACAACAAGGATAGTGAAGCAGAAAAATCTCATTATACTCGATTCAGAGGCAATATTTGTCCTAGGGTGGAACAAACTATTGAAAGATTGAAGAGGGAAGCTGGTGGTTGGACACCAACATGGCACGGAGATGATGCTTTCAATATCTTTAGTGTGACCAATGGTACGGACACTTACGAGGTGAACTCACAACTACATCACTGCGCTTGCCGTAAATGGGCTCTAAGCGGCATTCCATGTGTTCACGCCATTGGTTGTATTTTACACAAAAAGGCTGACACATTTCCTTTTGTCTCACAGTATTATAG ATATACTGAATTCACCAACTTGCTGAATTCTTGCTTAATTCTTGCTGAACTGAAATTCTGA
- the LOC131597980 gene encoding uncharacterized protein LOC131597980, which translates to MAMEELTALIHKVVSQSYFQGFQVNEEETIDILQLADDTIVLGIGSHENQWCLKFILRGFDLMSGLKVNLCKSNLYGINMGEWNLEGASTFLSCNIGKLPFKFLGVMVGDSPRRCGMWKDVISNCRRKLTAWRGRYLSLGGRVVLIN; encoded by the coding sequence ATGGCGATGGAAGAATTAACAGCCCTCATACACAAAGTGGTATCTCAAAGTTATTTTCAAGGTTTTCAAGTTAACGAGGAGGAGACCATTGACATTTTACAATTAGCGGATGATACAATCGTGCTAGGCATTGGCAGTCATGAGAATCAATGGTGTTTGAAGTTTATTTTAAGAGGTTTTGACCTTATGTCGGGGCTAAAGGTTAATCTTTGCAAGAGTAATTTATACGGAATCAACATGGGAGAGTGGAACCTTGAAGGGGCTTCAACCTTTCTATCGTGTAATATAGGAAAGTTGCCTTTTAAATTTCTAGGTGTGATGGTGGGTGATAGTCCTCGTAGATGCGGTATGTGGAAAGACGTTATAAGTAACTGTAGAAGGAAGCTGACAGCTTGGAGAGGAAGATATCTTTCTTTGGGAGGAAGGGTTGTTTTGATCAATTGA